Genomic segment of Paenibacillus sp. FSL R5-0623:
TGAGGGACCAGACAACGGTAGGCAAAATTATAGACAAGTTGATTCGTAAAGGTCTGGTGACAAGAGAAGAAGATCCACAGGACCGCAGAGCGGTTTTGCTATGTTTGACAGCGGAAGGAATGGAGATGAATAACATTCTGACACCAAAGGCAAAACAGCAAGAGCAAGAGGCACTCGCCGAATGTTCCCCTGAAGAGCTCGAAGCATTCTTGAATGTGATGAATCGCATCTATGAAAAGATGAAATAAATTTTTTTGACCAAATATGTGCATGTGCATATATATGTAGTGCAATTATTTTAATTTTAACTAATGGGAGTCGTGAACGAATGAAAAGCTTCAAAGATTTTCTTAAAGTGCCACAGACAAAAATAGGGTTGGTTTTTGCATTGGTTGTTCCGCTGTTATTTGTTGTGATCTGGATGACGGGTTATCATCAAGCCACGGAGAGAGTGGATCAACTTCAAGTTGCTCTGGTGAACGAAGATGGGACACAGGGAACTGAGGTGCAGAAGCAGATTGAAACGCTCGCGCCTTTCCATGTCAATGTACTGGGTTCTGCCGAGGAAGCTGAGCAACAGATGAATGCAGGTAACTATGCGATGGTTATTATTATTCCGGAAGGATTCACTGACCAGATTGAAGGAGGTACAGAGGCGAGCTTGTCCTTTTATATTAATCAGGGAAATGCCGATGTAGCCAAATCCATTGTGGAACATGCTGCGACCGGAATGACTGCGCAAATGGGTCAAGGGATTCTGGAATCCAAAGTTCAAGTGACACTCAATAACGATAGTATAAACAGCGAT
This window contains:
- a CDS encoding MarR family transcriptional regulator; translated protein: MPVNMDENPLGLILSRTYLAYKKTTTRNLSEQDITPEQFAVLNELSKAGSHISQKKLAELTVRDQTTVGKIIDKLIRKGLVTREEDPQDRRAVLLCLTAEGMEMNNILTPKAKQQEQEALAECSPEELEAFLNVMNRIYEKMK